From the genome of Psychroserpens ponticola, one region includes:
- a CDS encoding RidA family protein, whose amino-acid sequence MKTIINTTKAPAPIGPYNQAILSGNTLYTSGQIALDADTGELVMGSIQDETKQVMENLKAVLEAAEMTFNNVIKTSIFISDMHNFSQINEVYAQYFNVDTAPARETVEVANLPKFVNVEISMIAVK is encoded by the coding sequence TTGAAAACGATCATAAACACTACAAAAGCACCAGCACCAATTGGACCATACAACCAAGCTATTTTATCAGGAAACACATTATATACTTCTGGCCAAATTGCATTAGACGCAGATACTGGAGAACTTGTTATGGGTTCTATACAAGATGAAACCAAACAGGTTATGGAAAATTTAAAAGCTGTATTAGAAGCTGCCGAAATGACGTTTAACAATGTGATTAAAACGTCTATTTTTATCAGCGATATGCATAATTTTTCTCAAATAAATGAAGTATACGCTCAATATTTTAATGTTGATACAGCTCCTGCACGTGAAACCGTTGAAGTTGCTAATTTACCAAAATTTGTTAATGTTGAAATTAGCATGATTGCTGTAAAATAA
- a CDS encoding TIGR02757 family protein — protein sequence MIQSELKEFLESKVSIYNNPKFIESDPIQIPHRYQLKEDIEISAFLTATIAWGNRKMIIKNADRMMQLLSNSPFDFIMNHKDSDLDKFDGFVHRTFNAEDFKYFIKALNNIYTNYGGMESIFQKNVTQDSIQPAIHEFKQIFFSLDHQVRTQKHVGDPNKGSACKRINMMLRWLIRKDNSGVDFGIWKTIPSSILSCPLDVHSGNVARKLGVLTRKQNDAKALLELDTSLRKLDSMDPVKYDFALFGLGVFEAF from the coding sequence TTGATTCAATCCGAACTAAAAGAATTCCTAGAATCCAAAGTATCAATATACAATAACCCAAAGTTTATTGAGAGTGACCCTATCCAAATACCACATCGTTACCAGTTAAAAGAAGATATTGAAATATCTGCATTTCTAACAGCTACCATCGCTTGGGGAAACCGTAAAATGATAATTAAAAACGCTGACAGGATGATGCAGTTATTAAGTAATTCACCATTCGATTTTATTATGAATCATAAAGATTCGGACTTAGATAAATTCGATGGCTTTGTTCACCGTACGTTTAATGCAGAAGATTTTAAATATTTCATTAAAGCTCTAAATAATATATATACTAATTATGGTGGCATGGAGTCTATATTCCAGAAGAATGTGACTCAGGATAGTATCCAACCAGCTATTCATGAGTTTAAACAAATATTCTTTTCATTGGACCATCAAGTAAGAACCCAAAAACATGTTGGTGACCCAAATAAAGGTTCGGCATGTAAACGAATAAATATGATGCTCAGGTGGTTAATTAGAAAAGATAATTCTGGTGTGGATTTTGGGATTTGGAAAACTATTCCATCGTCAATTCTGTCGTGTCCTTTGGATGTGCATTCTGGTAATGTTGCCAGAAAGCTAGGTGTATTAACACGAAAGCAAAATGATGCTAAAGCCTTACTTGAACTTGATACATCGTTACGTAAATTAGACTCGATGGACCCTGTAAAGTACGACTTTGCATTATTTGGGTTGGGTGTATTTGAGGCGTTTTGA
- a CDS encoding fibrobacter succinogenes major paralogous domain-containing protein, whose protein sequence is MKQLFRLALLVISIFIIVLSCSKDDSTDSTDESTNSNLTVYKNQTGDFNADALQAQHKDSNGTFNFYGHFDGDNNPTTINTLTYQKVNNDTIVNLIVDPLTSRITNAYTSVNGVKSDVVIKYDYPSNTHMSVSFHQYDWSNNSSEIIYGVNLETPFNSENRFSSDVGWNIGALLSGILIVEAGSAIAGGVTIGIFAGIGTVAAAAIAAPLIATTFALAIASAFIPSDAFSSELLPSDLPYPEDTPILNPVTSEEDPTPNLTPFDCSATFIAFTPVMQYDGTIVIEDINEGISPYLYLVETEIRTYPIFPNNYEDGGYEVCLRDANGCITCRYVTLQRECLEVTTTTTSNSATAIISSGQPPYTYLWNNGSTNNSITNLTEGTYTVTVSDEAGCTGIGNAVIVNNDIETVVIGTQEWMLKNLDVSMYRNGDPIPQVTDLTTWSNLTTGAWCYYANNSTNGLVYGKLYNAYAVNDSRGLAPEGWHVPSDTEWEVLSEYLGGASEAGGKLKSTSSLWDLENTGATNSSGFTGLPAGLVDGTNGFVFNLKGKSGWFWSSTLDNMNPQHNWFHLLSTFHDDFYGGQYPQNYGMSVRCIRD, encoded by the coding sequence ATGAAGCAATTATTTAGATTAGCATTATTAGTAATTTCAATTTTTATAATAGTTCTATCATGCTCAAAAGATGATAGTACTGATAGTACTGATGAATCAACAAACTCTAATTTAACTGTTTATAAGAATCAAACTGGCGATTTTAATGCAGATGCATTACAAGCACAACATAAAGATTCTAATGGGACTTTTAATTTTTATGGTCATTTTGATGGAGACAATAATCCAACGACGATAAATACACTAACGTATCAAAAGGTTAATAACGATACTATTGTAAATTTAATTGTTGACCCATTAACAAGTAGAATTACTAATGCTTACACCTCGGTTAATGGGGTGAAATCGGATGTTGTTATAAAATATGACTATCCTAGTAATACTCATATGAGCGTTTCTTTTCATCAATATGATTGGAGCAATAATAGCTCTGAGATTATTTATGGAGTAAATCTGGAAACTCCTTTTAATAGTGAGAATAGATTTTCTTCTGATGTAGGTTGGAATATTGGAGCTTTGTTATCTGGTATTCTTATTGTTGAAGCTGGAAGTGCTATCGCAGGCGGAGTTACTATAGGTATATTTGCAGGAATAGGAACAGTTGCAGCTGCGGCAATTGCAGCTCCATTAATAGCGACTACATTCGCTTTAGCAATAGCTTCAGCTTTCATACCTTCAGATGCCTTTTCATCAGAGCTTTTACCTTCGGATTTACCTTACCCTGAAGATACACCTATATTAAACCCAGTTACTTCAGAAGAAGACCCAACGCCAAATCTCACACCATTTGATTGTTCTGCAACTTTTATTGCGTTTACACCAGTAATGCAATATGATGGAACAATTGTGATAGAAGATATTAATGAAGGTATAAGCCCTTATCTTTATTTGGTTGAAACAGAGATTAGAACTTACCCAATATTCCCTAATAATTACGAAGATGGTGGTTATGAAGTTTGTTTAAGAGACGCCAATGGATGCATTACATGTCGCTATGTTACACTGCAAAGGGAATGTTTAGAGGTTACCACAACCACTACTAGTAATAGTGCAACGGCAATAATTTCTAGCGGACAGCCGCCCTATACTTATTTATGGAATAATGGAAGCACCAACAATTCAATAACTAATTTAACAGAAGGAACTTATACAGTTACAGTTTCAGACGAAGCTGGTTGCACCGGTATTGGGAATGCAGTAATTGTAAATAACGATATAGAAACGGTGGTTATAGGGACACAAGAATGGATGTTAAAAAACCTTGATGTTAGTATGTATCGAAATGGTGACCCTATCCCACAAGTAACAGACCTAACAACTTGGTCAAACCTTACTACAGGCGCTTGGTGCTATTATGCTAATAATTCTACAAACGGTTTAGTTTATGGTAAATTATACAACGCCTACGCAGTAAATGACTCACGAGGTTTAGCTCCTGAAGGTTGGCATGTACCAAGTGACACAGAGTGGGAAGTTTTAAGTGAATATTTAGGAGGGGCTTCTGAAGCGGGAGGTAAATTAAAAAGCACGTCGTCTTTATGGGATTTAGAAAACACAGGTGCTACCAACAGTAGTGGTTTTACTGGTCTTCCAGCTGGATTAGTCGACGGAACTAATGGCTTTGTCTTTAATTTAAAAGGAAAATCGGGTTGGTTTTGGAGTTCTACGTTGGACAATATGAATCCTCAGCACAATTGGTTTCATTTATTATCGACATTTCATGATGACTTCTATGGGGGCCAATATCCACAAAATTATGGTATGTCTGTACGCTGTATAAGAGATTAG
- a CDS encoding LTA synthase family protein, translating to MKKILFLKPVFMFFLLGIIITTCSRFILFIWFSERVTEIENYWLIFPIGLRIDVILLSYIAVLPTVLILLLPDNWLPKINTFIRFYFIAFLFLLLFMELATPNFILQYDTRPNRLFVEYLEYPKEVFGMLLKSFLGIMIFAVVALSIIGYVLVKYSKNWFKVASTSSYWFKLICLPFVASLLFLGARSSLTSKRPINASDAVFCTDQLTNNLALNSLYTVGFAIYSLKNEENAIDMYGKLPIDKALKRVKKYMTPTESDYHDSEIPLLHLQESTHKREKPYNLVIFLQESLGAEYVGSLGGLPLTPNFDALSKEGLLFTNLYATGTRSVRGIEAVTTGFLPTPSRSVVKLGKSQNGFFTLADALKRKGYQTSFVYGGSANFDNMASFFNGNGFDNIIDERDYKKEEYDFKGNWGVSDESLVKKGNQLYASYIEKPFFSLMFSSSNHEPFEFPDGKIELYDEKKSTVNNAIKYADYAIGEFFKLAKKEAYYNNTVFIVIADHNTRTWGKDLIPVNKFHIPALIIAPNIEGGITYDKLCSQLDIPPTLLDLIGIDIETPMVGRNIYELNENTKGRAIMQFHSTNAFRVGEELIVLQSGKEPVQFNIDENDSLSPAELNKDLAKDALSHIITASDQYNKRKYKLKQKEK from the coding sequence ATGAAAAAAATTTTATTTTTAAAACCAGTTTTCATGTTTTTTCTTTTAGGAATAATCATAACAACATGTAGCAGGTTTATACTTTTTATATGGTTCTCAGAGCGAGTTACAGAAATTGAAAACTATTGGCTTATCTTTCCTATTGGCTTAAGAATTGATGTAATACTCTTAAGTTATATTGCTGTGTTACCTACTGTTTTAATACTATTGTTACCAGATAATTGGTTGCCAAAAATCAACACGTTTATCAGGTTTTATTTTATTGCGTTTCTATTTTTATTGTTGTTTATGGAACTAGCAACACCTAATTTTATTTTACAATATGACACAAGACCAAATCGACTTTTTGTTGAGTATTTAGAATACCCAAAAGAAGTCTTTGGAATGTTACTCAAAAGTTTTTTAGGCATTATGATTTTTGCGGTTGTAGCGCTATCTATAATTGGATATGTTTTAGTAAAGTATTCAAAGAATTGGTTTAAAGTAGCATCTACTAGTTCATATTGGTTTAAGTTAATTTGTTTGCCATTTGTTGCTTCCTTATTGTTTTTAGGAGCACGTTCTAGTTTAACTTCAAAGCGACCTATAAACGCAAGTGATGCAGTTTTTTGTACAGATCAGTTAACAAATAACCTAGCTTTAAATTCATTGTATACTGTAGGTTTTGCAATTTATTCTTTGAAAAATGAAGAAAACGCCATAGATATGTATGGAAAGTTGCCAATAGATAAGGCTTTAAAAAGGGTTAAAAAATATATGACACCTACAGAATCTGATTATCATGATTCAGAAATTCCTTTGTTGCACTTACAAGAAAGCACACATAAAAGAGAAAAGCCCTATAACCTTGTTATATTTTTGCAAGAAAGCCTTGGAGCAGAATATGTTGGTTCATTGGGAGGATTACCATTAACACCAAACTTTGACGCTTTGTCAAAAGAAGGATTGTTATTTACAAATTTATATGCAACTGGAACACGAAGTGTAAGAGGAATTGAGGCTGTAACAACAGGTTTTTTGCCAACACCTTCAAGGAGTGTTGTTAAATTAGGAAAGTCACAAAATGGCTTCTTTACACTTGCAGATGCTTTAAAGCGGAAAGGATATCAAACAAGTTTTGTGTATGGTGGTTCTGCTAATTTTGATAATATGGCATCTTTTTTTAATGGTAATGGATTTGATAATATTATTGATGAAAGAGATTACAAAAAGGAGGAATACGATTTTAAAGGAAATTGGGGTGTTTCTGATGAGTCTTTAGTGAAAAAAGGAAATCAATTATATGCGTCTTATATTGAGAAACCATTTTTTTCTTTAATGTTTTCGAGTTCTAATCATGAGCCTTTTGAGTTTCCCGATGGAAAAATTGAATTATATGATGAAAAGAAAAGCACTGTAAATAATGCAATAAAATATGCCGATTATGCTATTGGAGAATTCTTTAAACTTGCAAAAAAAGAAGCATATTATAACAATACTGTTTTTATTGTAATTGCAGACCATAATACTAGAACTTGGGGAAAGGATTTAATTCCAGTAAATAAATTCCATATTCCAGCTTTAATAATAGCTCCTAATATAGAAGGAGGCATTACTTACGATAAACTTTGTAGTCAATTAGATATTCCGCCTACATTATTGGATTTAATTGGTATTGATATTGAAACTCCAATGGTAGGACGTAATATTTATGAATTAAATGAAAACACTAAAGGGCGAGCAATTATGCAATTTCACAGCACAAATGCATTTAGAGTTGGTGAAGAATTGATAGTACTTCAATCAGGTAAAGAGCCAGTTCAGTTCAATATTGATGAGAATGATAGTTTAAGCCCAGCTGAACTTAATAAAGACTTAGCAAAAGATGCATTGAGTCACATTATCACTGCTTCAGACCAGTATAATAAGAGAAAATATAAATTAAAACAAAAAGAAAAATAA
- a CDS encoding diacylglycerol kinase family protein, producing the protein MKEFIVGRLKSLKFAIKGCFLLITTEHSVMAQTSLFSIIVFLGFYFDISKQDWINQTLAMALVLGIEGLNTAVEKMADFIHPDFHSRIGFIKDIAAGAVTFAVLGAVTIFLIIYLPYFL; encoded by the coding sequence ATGAAAGAATTTATTGTAGGACGACTTAAAAGCTTAAAATTTGCAATTAAAGGTTGCTTTTTATTAATAACAACAGAACATAGCGTTATGGCGCAAACGAGTTTGTTCTCTATTATTGTTTTTTTAGGGTTTTATTTTGATATTTCTAAGCAAGATTGGATCAATCAAACATTAGCAATGGCTTTGGTTTTAGGAATTGAAGGTTTAAATACAGCAGTAGAAAAAATGGCTGATTTTATTCACCCAGATTTTCATTCTCGAATTGGATTTATAAAAGATATTGCTGCAGGTGCAGTTACTTTTGCAGTACTTGGGGCAGTTACAATATTTTTAATTATCTATTTGCCTTACTTTCTATAA
- a CDS encoding acyltransferase: protein MKKRSIWMTNLRAVATIAVILLHVSAPILYKYGKVSNTDWHIGNFFDGIVRWCVPIFFMITGALLLNEDYKLKVYLKKRFFRIIPPFIFWSLVYILYDHFTKTNSDTTLFAFLETLLTKLLNGSKFHLWFVYVLLGLYLVIPILRKWIKNASRNEILYFLMIWFCTIIFSIPYLKAYIPNINLDYFAGYIGYLVLGYFLSKIEYNKQLIPFLFIIIGCTITILGTIYITEKNHKFDNLFYSYLSLNVLLSSTGVFLLFKNTEFRHKHFNKLMTVISDHSYGIYLIHILILILLKNIGINWNTIHPLIGIPFTTCICALISLLIIFVLRKVKFGNYISG from the coding sequence TTGAAAAAACGATCAATTTGGATGACAAACTTAAGAGCAGTAGCAACAATTGCTGTTATTCTTTTGCACGTATCTGCTCCTATTCTTTATAAATATGGAAAGGTTTCAAATACAGATTGGCATATTGGTAATTTTTTTGATGGTATAGTTAGATGGTGTGTTCCTATATTTTTTATGATAACAGGTGCACTGCTTTTAAATGAAGATTACAAACTAAAAGTGTATTTAAAAAAACGTTTTTTTCGAATAATACCTCCTTTTATTTTTTGGAGTTTAGTTTATATCCTTTATGATCACTTTACTAAAACAAATAGTGATACTACCCTATTTGCATTTTTAGAAACACTCCTAACAAAGTTATTAAACGGAAGCAAGTTTCATTTATGGTTTGTTTATGTATTACTTGGTTTGTATTTAGTAATTCCTATTTTAAGAAAATGGATTAAGAACGCTTCAAGAAATGAAATTCTATACTTTTTAATGATTTGGTTTTGCACAATTATATTTAGCATTCCATATTTAAAAGCCTATATACCAAATATAAATCTAGATTATTTCGCTGGTTATATTGGATATTTAGTTCTTGGTTATTTTTTATCTAAAATAGAATATAACAAACAACTTATTCCATTTCTATTTATAATAATCGGATGTACCATTACAATTTTAGGAACCATATACATCACAGAAAAAAACCATAAATTTGATAACCTTTTCTATAGTTATTTAAGTCTAAATGTACTGTTAAGCTCTACTGGTGTTTTTCTTTTATTTAAAAATACGGAGTTCAGACATAAGCATTTCAACAAACTTATGACTGTAATTAGTGATCATAGTTATGGTATATATTTAATTCACATCTTAATCCTAATTTTATTAAAAAATATTGGTATTAATTGGAATACCATTCATCCATTAATTGGCATCCCTTTCACAACATGTATTTGCGCCTTAATATCTTTACTAATAATATTTGTACTTAGAAAGGTGAAATTCGGCAATTATATTTCGGGATAA